In Miscanthus floridulus cultivar M001 chromosome 5, ASM1932011v1, whole genome shotgun sequence, one genomic interval encodes:
- the LOC136452672 gene encoding putative receptor protein kinase ZmPK1, giving the protein MARYGTCLALVLLLAVAPCPSSSSSAPEPAQHTLGTGSSLSVEDHGRPFLTSPDGTFSCGFQDAGENAFSFSVWYTDAAEKTAIWTANPGAPVNGRGSRISFRRDGGLALDDANGSTVWESKTSGGGGALTISLLDTGNLLISDPSTGGRTLWQSFDWPTDTLVPSQPLTKDKKLVAGYFSLYYDNDNVLRLLYDSPDISSIYWPNNPINDPFKNGRTTYNSSRIGVLDDNGLFLSSDNLGVHASDFGPGVKRRLTMDQDGNVRIYSMNASTGGWAVTWAALGQPCSTHGLCGQNALCEYQPRLRCSCPPAYEMVDRQDWRKGCKPMFRVTNCSQPPSPSPEQQFKFLKLPHSDFYGYDLQFYQSVTFEYCKKLCLKMCLCVGFSYKPEGQGFCYPKSILFNGFTSSAFSGTIYLKVPIDFDASAALVTARSAAGLACDPNISVIIRRSEGTFSRTGNGTKWPYLFAFAGVLGVLDIIFIATSWWFLSSKQSIPSSLKARYRMVTGQFRRFTYRELKDATGNFKEELGRGGSGVVYRGVLDKGKVVAVKKLTNVAWGDEEFWAEMTVIGRINHMNLVRIWGFCSQGKHKLLVYEYVENESLDRHLFGTDRTLPWRERYRIALGTARGLAYLHHECLEWVIHCDVKPENILLTREFDAKIADFGLAKLSKRDGAAGDSMQLSHMRGTTGYMAPEWALNVPINAKVDVYSYGIVLLEIVMGCRVCDQTTAGGERREMSQIAQALRHVVATGNVVPLVDGRLQGQFNPRQALEMVRISLSCMEDRSNRPTMDDVAKALTACDDEDEHPAYR; this is encoded by the coding sequence ATGGCAAGGTATGGAACCTGTCTGGCCTTGGTCTTGCTGCTCGCCGTCGCGCCGTgtccgtcatcgtcgtcgtcagcgCCAGAGCCAGCACAGCACACGCTGGGCACCGGCTCCTCTCTGTCGGTGGAAGACCACGGGCGACCGTTCCTGACTTCCCCCGACGGCACTTTCTCCTGCGGCTTCCAGGACGCCGGCGAGAACGCCTTCTCCTTCTCCGTCTGGTACACCGACGCAGCGGAGAAGACTGCCATCTGGACGGCGAACCCCGGCGCCCCCGTGAACGGCCGGGGCTCTAGGATCTCGTTCCGCCGCGACGGGGGCCTAGCCCTCGACGACGCCAACGGCAGCACGGTGTGGGAGAGCAAGACGAGTGGCGGCGGGGGCGCCCTGACCATATCCCTCCTCGACACCGGCAACCTCCTCATCTCGGACCCGTCCACCGGCGGCCGCACCTTGTGGCAGAGCTTCGATTGGCCGACGGACACACTGGTCCCGTCGCAGCCGCTCACCAAGGACAAGAAGCTGGTCGCCGGCTACTTCAGCCTCTACTACGACAATGACAACGTGCTGCGGCTCCTGTACGACAGCCCCGACATATCGAGCATCTACTGGCCAAATAATCCTATCAACGATCCGTTCAAGAACGGCCGGACAACATACAACAGCTCCAGGATCGGCGTCCTCGACGACAACGGCTTGTTCCTGTCGAGCGACAACCTGGGAGTCCATGCCTCCGACTTCGGCCCCGGCGTCAAGAGGCGGCTGACCATGGATCAGGATGGCAACGTGAGAATCTACAGCATGAACGCGTCCACAGGGGGCTGGGCGGTGACATGGGCGGCGCTGGGGCAGCCGTGCTCCACGCACGGGCTGTGCGGCCAGAACGCGCTCTGCGAGTACCAGCCGAGACTCAGGTGCTCGTGCCCGCCGGCGTACGAGATGGTGGATCGGCAGGACTGGCGGAAAGGCTGCAAGCCGATGTTCAGGGTCACCAACTGTAGCCAGCCGCCGTCTCCATCGCCGGAGCAGCAGTTTAAATTCCTCAAGTTGCCGCACAGCGACTTCTACGGCTACGACCTGCAGTTCTACCAATCCGTCACGTTCGAGTACTGCAAGAAACTCTGCTTGAAGATGTGCTTGTGCGTCGGCTTCTCCTACAAGCCTGAAGGCCAAGGCTTCTGCTACCCGAAAAGCATCCTGTTCAACGGATTCACGTCTTCAGCCTTCTCTGGGACCATCTACCTGAAAGTTCCTATCGATTTCGACGCCTCGGCGGCTCTCGTCACTGCACGGAGCGCCGCAGGCCTTGCCTGCGATCCTAACATTTCCGTGATCATCCGCAGATCAGAGGGCACATTCAGTAGAACAGGAAACGGGACGAAGTGGCCGTACCTGTTTGCGTTCGCCGGAGTGCTGGGAGTTCTTGATATTATCTTCATTGCAACAAGCTGGTGGTTCCTCTCCAGCAAGCAGAGCATACCCAGCTCACTGAAGGCCAGGTATAGGATGGTCACGGGCCAGTTCAGGAGGTTCACGTACCGAGAGCTCAAGGACGCCACGGGGAACTTCAAGGAAGAGCTCGGCCGGGGCGGCTCCGGCGTCGTATACCGCGGCGTGCTCGACAAAGGGAAGGTGGTGGCCGTGAAGAAGCTGACGAACGTGGCGTGGGGCGACGAGGAGTTCTGGGCGGAGATGACGGTGATCGGGCGGATCAACCACATGAACCTGGTCCGGATCTGGGGGTTCTGCTCCCAGGGCAAGCATAAGCTGCTGGTGTACGAGTACGTGGAGAACGAGTCGCTGGACAGGCACCTGTTCGGCACGGACAGGACGCTACCGTGGCGCGAGAGGTACAGGATCGCGCTGGGCACGGCCAGGGGCCTAGCCTACCTTCACCACGAGTGCCTCGAGTGGGTCATCCACTGCGACGTGAAGCCGGAGAACATCCTGCTGACGCGCGAGTTCGACGCCAAGATCGCCGACTTTGGGCTGGCCAAGCTCTCCAAGAGGGACGGCGCCGCCGGCGACAGCATGCAGCTCTCTCACATGAGAGGGACGACAGGGTACATGGCGCCGGAGTGGGCGCTCAACGTTCCCATCAACGCCAAGGTAGACGTGTACAGTTACGGCATTGTGCTGCTGGAAATTGTTATGGGGTGCAGGGTGTGTGACCAGACCACGGCGGGCGGGGAGCGCCGGGAGATGTCGCAGATCGCTCAGGCCTTGAGGCATGTGGTGGCTACCGGCAACGTCGTGCCCTTGGTGGACGGTAGGTTGCAGGGGCAATTTAATCCTCGGCAGGCGTTGGAAATGGTGCGGATTTCCTTATCGTGTATGGAGGACAGGAGCAACCGTCCGACAATGGACGACGTAGCCAAGGCTCTCACAGCCTGTGACGACGAGGACGAGCATCCAGCATACAGGTAG